The Proteus vulgaris genome has a segment encoding these proteins:
- a CDS encoding ABC transporter, ATP-binding subunit, translating into MIEGLKIQDFSAGYARHLIIKSLDIDPLPKGKVTVLLGPNGSGKINIIKSVSGIK; encoded by the coding sequence ATGATTGAAGGGTTAAAAATTCAAGACTTTAGTGCAGGTTATGCTAGGCATCTTATTATTAAGTCACTTGATATAGATCCCTTACCTAAAGGAAAAGTCACCGTATTATTAGGGCCAAATGGGAGTGGAAAAATCAACATTATTAAGAGCGTTAGCGGGATTAAATAG